The DNA sequence ACTCTCGGCGAAGCGCTCCCGCAGCGGCGAGGTCTGGGGGTCGACGATCCGCGCCTCGGCGAGCTGGATGCCGAGTTCGGCGGCGCGCTTGCGGATCGCCTCCTCCTCGCCCAGCAGTGTGAGATCGCACACATCGCGGCGCAGCAGTACGTCGGCGGCGCGCAGCACCCGCTCCTCGGTGCCCTCGGGCAGCACCACCCGGCGGCGGCCCGCCCGGGACCGCTCGATCAGCTCGCGCTCGAACATCATCGGGGTGACCCGGCTGGAGCGGCCCACCGCGATGCGCTCGGTCAGCGCGGCGGTGTCCACATGCCGCTCGAAGAGGCCCAGCGCGGTCTCCGCCTTGCGCGGCGAGCTCGCGGTGAGCTTGCCCTCGATGGCGAACAGCTCGGCCGCGGTCGGGAAGGACCCGCCCGCCACCGACGCCACCGGGGTCCCCGGGGCCAGCCGGGAGGCCAGCGCCAGGATGTCGGGGCCGGGCCGCTCGTCCAGGGTGAGCAGCACCCCGGCGATCGGCGGGGCGCCCGCGCTGTGCGCGGCGAGCGAGCCGACGATCAGGTCCGCGCGGTCCCCGGGCGTCACTACCAGGCAGCCCTCGGTCAGCGCGGGCAGGAAGCTCGGCAGCATCGCGCCGCCGAAGACGAAGTCCCGGACGTCCCGGGAGAGTCCGGTCTGATCGCCGAGCAGCACCTCGGCGCCCAGGGTACGGACGATCTGGGAGACGGTGGGCGCCGACAGCGCACCGTCCTCGGGCAGCACATAGCTGGGCACCGGGAGCCGGCCGGCCAGCCGCTCGGCGATGGCCCCGCGGTCCTCGGGCGCCACCCGGTTGACCACTACGGCGACGACGTCGCAGCCCCGCGCCTGGTAGGCGCGGCAGGCGTTGTGCGCCTCGGCGCCGACCGACTCGGCGCTCTGGTCCTGACCACCGACGACCGTGATCACCGAGGCGCCGAACTCGTTGGCGAGCCGTGCGTTCAGCCCCAGCTCGTCGGGGAGGCTGGTGGCCGCGTAGTCGCTGCCCAGCACCAGTACGTAGTCGAACGCGTCGGCGACCTCGTGGAACCGGCCGACCAGCTGCGAGACCAGCTCGTCGGTGCCGCGCTCGGCCTGGAGCGTGGCGGCTTCCTGGTACGTCATGCCGGAAGCGGACTCCGGAGACTGGCTGAGCCGGTAGCGTGCCCGCAGCAGGTCGAAGAGGCGGTCGGGGGCGTCGTGCACCAGGGGGCGGAAGACGCCGACCCGGTCGACATGGCGGGTCAGGAGCTCCATGACTCCCAGCTCGACGACCTGGCGTCCGTCGCCACGCTCGACCCCGGTCACGTACACGCTGCGCGTCACGCGTGCTCTCCGTTCCTCTGGCGTTCCTCGGTGTTTTCCTTCAGTGCGCCTATCGGACACACATTGGCCACAATGAACGGCCCAGTCCTCTTGACAATACCTGTGGTCGTGATTAAGGCGCTCGTCATCTTGGGGGATACAGCACCACCCCGCCCATGAAACAATCGGACTGGCTCACATCTACCCGTAGGGAGCAGGAGACACAGCACGATGCGCATCGGAGTTCTCACCGCAGGCGGCGACTGCCCCGGCCTCAACGCTGTGATCCGGTCGGTGGTCCACCGCGCGGTCGTCGGCCACGGAGACGAGGTGATCGGGTTCGAGGACGGCTTCAAGGGGCTCCTGGACGGCCGGCACCGCAAGCTCGACCTCGACGCCGTCAGCGGCATCCTCGCCCGCGGCGGCACCATCCTCGGTTCCTCCCGGCTGGAGCGCGCCCGGCTGCGCGAGGCCTGTGAGACCTCGAAGGACCACGCCCGCGACTACGGGATAGACGTGCTGATCCCGATCGGTGGCGAGGGCACCCTCACCGCCGCACGGATGCTGTCCGACGCGGGGCTGCCGATCGTCGGCGTCCCGAAGACGATCGACAACGACATCTCCTCCACCGACCGCACCTTCGGCTTCGACACCGCCGTCGGCGTCGCCACCGAGGCGATGGACCGGCTGAAGACCACCGCCGAATCGCATCAGCGGGTCATGGTCGTCGAGGTCATGGGGCGTCACGCGGGCTGGATCGCCCTGGAGTCCGGGATGGCGGGCGGCGCCCACGGCATCTGCCTGCCGGAGCGGCCCTTCGAGATCGACGGGCTGGTGAAGATGGTCGAGGAGCGCTTCGCCCGCGGCAAGAAGTTCGCGGTCATCTGCGTCGCCGAGGGCGCGCACCCCGCCGAGGGCTCCATGGAGTACCAGAAGGGCGAGATCGACCAGTACGGCCATGAGCGGTTCACCGGC is a window from the Streptomyces luomodiensis genome containing:
- the pta gene encoding phosphate acetyltransferase, with protein sequence MTRSVYVTGVERGDGRQVVELGVMELLTRHVDRVGVFRPLVHDAPDRLFDLLRARYRLSQSPESASGMTYQEAATLQAERGTDELVSQLVGRFHEVADAFDYVLVLGSDYAATSLPDELGLNARLANEFGASVITVVGGQDQSAESVGAEAHNACRAYQARGCDVVAVVVNRVAPEDRGAIAERLAGRLPVPSYVLPEDGALSAPTVSQIVRTLGAEVLLGDQTGLSRDVRDFVFGGAMLPSFLPALTEGCLVVTPGDRADLIVGSLAAHSAGAPPIAGVLLTLDERPGPDILALASRLAPGTPVASVAGGSFPTAAELFAIEGKLTASSPRKAETALGLFERHVDTAALTERIAVGRSSRVTPMMFERELIERSRAGRRRVVLPEGTEERVLRAADVLLRRDVCDLTLLGEEEAIRKRAAELGIQLAEARIVDPQTSPLRERFAESYAKLRAHKGVSYELAHDVVADVSYFGTLMVQEGLADGMVSGAVHSTAATIRPAFEIIKTAPGAQIVSSVFFMCLADRVLVYGDCAVNPDPDAEQLADIAIQSATTAAQFGVEPRIAMLSYSTGTSGSGADVDKVRKATELVRERRPDLLVEGPIQYDAAVDAAVAATKLPGSEVAGKATVLIFPDLNTGNNTYKAVQRSAGAVAVGPVLQGLRKPVNDLSRGALVQDIVNTVSITAVQAQSPTQKAQSA
- a CDS encoding ATP-dependent 6-phosphofructokinase; amino-acid sequence: MRIGVLTAGGDCPGLNAVIRSVVHRAVVGHGDEVIGFEDGFKGLLDGRHRKLDLDAVSGILARGGTILGSSRLERARLREACETSKDHARDYGIDVLIPIGGEGTLTAARMLSDAGLPIVGVPKTIDNDISSTDRTFGFDTAVGVATEAMDRLKTTAESHQRVMVVEVMGRHAGWIALESGMAGGAHGICLPERPFEIDGLVKMVEERFARGKKFAVICVAEGAHPAEGSMEYQKGEIDQYGHERFTGIGNRLAAELERRLGKEARPVILGHVQRGGTPTAYDRVLATRFGWHAVEAAHRGDFGMMTALRGTDITMVPLAEAVTELKTVPVHRMDEAESVF